A segment of the Candidatus Margulisiibacteriota bacterium genome:
GGATTTTAGAACATATTAAGAATGTTCCTGACTTTGTTTTACCTGAGAGCAGGAAAAATGAAGTTATTAGTTTTGTGGAAAGTGGCCTTAATGACTTATGCATTAGCCGGACTACAATTAACTGGGGTATTGAGTTTCCACAACTGGAAGCTACTGAAAAAAAGCACTATGTTTATGTTTGGTTTGATGCACTTTTGAATTATTTAACGGGTATTAAGTATCAAAAAGATGATGCTTTTTTTCAAAGATATTGGCCAGCCCATGTTCATTTGATTGGTAAAGACATTCTTAAGTTTCATGCTGTTATTTGGCCCGCAATGTTAATGGCAATGGACGTTGAAGTTCCTAAGCATGTTTTTGGTCATGGGTTTATTTATCAAGGTGGAGAAAAGATGTCCAAATCAAAAGGTAATGTCTTAGACCCTTTTGTTATTATGAACGAATACGGTGTTGATCCTTTTAGGTATTATTTGGCGCGAGAAATGGTGTTTGGACTAGATGGCTCTTATAGCGAAGAAACCATGAAGCAACGATTTAATAGTGATCTTGCTAATGATTATGGTAACTTGCTTAACAGAACATTAAATATGATGCAAAAATATTTTGATTTGAAAGTTCCAGAAGCTAAAGATGATTTGTTGTCGGAAGCAGAATTATCGCTGAAGAAAGCCACATTGAAACTGGAACAAAGCATTCCAGTTTTTATAGATGCTTTTAAGTTATCTGTTGCACTGGAAGAAATTTTTACTGTGATTAGAAAAGCCAACAAATTTATTGAGGAAACTGCCCCATGGAAACTACAAAAAGAAGGTAACATGGATAAATTAGCCACTGTTATGGTTCACCTTATAGAAACAATAAGAATAGTAACTGCCTGGCTTAGTCCCTTTATGCCTATCGTTACAAACTCTTTTTATTCACAACTAAACATTAATGAAGCGGAAAAGAAACAAGCACCCTTTGTGTGGGGATTTTTCGTAGAAGGCAGAATGTTAAATAAGCCAGAACCGGTTTTCCCAAGAAAATAATGTCTTTAATCGATACACATATTCACCTTACTGACAGTAGGTA
Coding sequences within it:
- the metG gene encoding methionine--tRNA ligase, translated to MEQDSVYITTPIYYVNDIPHIGHCYTTIIADILARFYRLRGRDVFFLTGTDEHGQKIEKAAEAKGVTPKELVDSVVLRFQELWEKLNISNDHFIRTTDSEHQEIVKDVLKQVYKNGYIYLGSYEGLYCRPCEAYFTETQLAEGKCPDCGREVITLQEEAYFFKLSAFGQRILEHIKNVPDFVLPESRKNEVISFVESGLNDLCISRTTINWGIEFPQLEATEKKHYVYVWFDALLNYLTGIKYQKDDAFFQRYWPAHVHLIGKDILKFHAVIWPAMLMAMDVEVPKHVFGHGFIYQGGEKMSKSKGNVLDPFVIMNEYGVDPFRYYLAREMVFGLDGSYSEETMKQRFNSDLANDYGNLLNRTLNMMQKYFDLKVPEAKDDLLSEAELSLKKATLKLEQSIPVFIDAFKLSVALEEIFTVIRKANKFIEETAPWKLQKEGNMDKLATVMVHLIETIRIVTAWLSPFMPIVTNSFYSQLNINEAEKKQAPFVWGFFVEGRMLNKPEPVFPRK